A window of the Dioscorea cayenensis subsp. rotundata cultivar TDr96_F1 chromosome 14, TDr96_F1_v2_PseudoChromosome.rev07_lg8_w22 25.fasta, whole genome shotgun sequence genome harbors these coding sequences:
- the LOC120275984 gene encoding uncharacterized protein LOC120275984: MSSSAVKGSTKRRVKEPQTLRSEKRRCDDDDDAFLHLDLSSDIKGIISALQQIREKAQKDDRKKSEETIGSVALEIRSMIDDAKSRIEKERHAFLKALLKSSKECENTLKNEHAKFQADQEKFFKEKAVHLQTLKEIFSKYEDEKENLFARYEQQRKKEKSTLSELEKKCAQKISTAEESLKKKKQDDKSFSILRKTLGSFLDNASDEDFTIDE, translated from the exons ATGTCGTCGTCGGCGGTGAAGGGAAGCACCAAGCGAAGGGTGAAGGAGCCTCAAACCCTCAGATCGGAGAAGAGGAGGTgcgacgacgacgacgatgCCTTCCTCCATCTCGATCTATCCAG tGATATCAAAGGGATCATCTCGGCTCTGCAGCAGATCAGAGAGAAGGCTCAGAAGGATGACAGGAAAAAGAGTGAAGAGACGATCGGAAG TGTGGCATTAGAGATTCGATCAATGATAGATGATGCTAAATCAAGAATCGAAAAGGAAAG GCATGCATTTCTTAAGGCCCTCTTGAAGAGCTCTAAAGag TGCGAGAACACTCTGAAGAATGAACATGCTAAGTTCCAAGCAGATCAAGAGAAGTTCTTCAAGGAGAAGGCTGTGCATCTACAGACTTTAAAAG AAATATTTTCCAAGTATGAAGATGAAAAGGAAAATCTCTTTGCACGTTATGAACAACAAC GGAAAAAGGAGAAGTCTACATTGTCAGAGTTAGAGAAGAAATGTGCTCAAAAGATATCAACTGCAGAAGAATCcttgaaaaagaagaagcag GATGATAAATCCTTCAGCATTCTCCGTAAAACTCTTGGTTCATTTCTGGACAATGCTTCAGATGAGGACTTCACCATCGATGAATGA
- the LOC120275663 gene encoding magnesium transporter MRS2-F-like yields MMRSPNPAPAAVAAAEDDGHHRVSAPGARRKGTASRAWLVVAASGASYLEEVGKHSIMRRTGLPARDLRVLDPLLSYPSTILGRERAIVINLEHIKAIITANEVLVPNSKEPSVVPFVQELQARTSSPHQPPSEQAAESSDMDGENRMKAVVSSPNQSGVGGQQSGSPNQYLASTTGNVEMAEGSPRPPLDLCKNGVTKVLPFEFRALEVCLESACRCLESETSTLEQEAYPALDELTSKISTLNLERVRQIKSRLVAISGRVQKVRDELEHLLDDDMDMAEMYLTDKLVRQPVGETSSRVELDNDVFEVGEDRDEDIKDDAESSHGSLCGFKPNIEDLEMLLEAYFVQIDGTLNKLSTLREYVDDTEDYINIMLDEKQNQLLQMGVMLSTATLVITAGVVVVGVFGMNITIDLYSAPYAKFWETTLGTIGSCIIVYILAIGWGKKSGLLQ; encoded by the exons ATGATGCGGTCACCGAACCCGGCACCGGCGGCAGTGGCGGCGGCGGAGGACGATGGGCACCACCGGGTATCGGCGCCGGGGGCAAGGAGGAAGGGAACGGCGAGCAGGGCGTGGCTGGTGGTGGCGGCTAGCGGAGCCTCGTACCTCGAGGAGGTTGGAAAGCACTCAATCATGCGGCGGACGGGGCTCCCAGCGCGCGATCTCAGAGTCCTTGATCCGTTGCTCTCGTACCCGTCCACGATTCTGGGAAGAGAGAGGGCGATCGTGATCAATCTGGAGCATATCAAGGCTATTATCACTGCTAATGAGGTTTTGGTACCGAATTCGAAGGAGCCTTCGGTGGTTCCTTTCGTTCAGGAACTTCAGGCCCGGACCTCGAGTCCTCATCAGCCGCCGTCGGAGCAG GCTGCGGAGTCCAGTGACATGGATGGAGAGAATAGGATGAAGGCTGTTGTATCATCTCCTAATCAGAGTGGTGTAGGGGGACAACAAAGTGGGAGTCCCAACCAGTATCTAGCATCAACAACTGGAAATGTTGAAATGGCAGAAGGTAGCCCAAGGCCTCCATTGGACTTATGCAAAAATGGTGTCACTAAAGTATTACCTTTTGAGTTCAGAGCACTTGAAGTCTGTCTTGAATCTGCTTGCAGATGCCTTGAATCTGAG acATCAACATTGGAACAAGAGGCGTATCCAGCTTTGGATGAGTTAACTTCTAAAATCAGCACACTGAACCTTGAGCGTGTTAGACAAATAAAGAGTCGTTTGGTTGCTATTTCTGGCCGTGTACAGAAG GTTAGAGATGAACTTGAACATCTACTAGATGATGACATGGATATGGCTGAGATGTACTTGACAGACAAGCTTGTTCGCCAACCAGTTGGTGAAACCTCGTCAAGAGTTGAGTTAGACAATGATGTATTCGAAGTGGGTGAGGATAG gGATGAAGATATCAAGGATGACGCAGAGAGCAGCCATGGCAGCTTATGTGGTTTCAAGCCTAATATCGAGGATCTGGAGATGCTCTTAGAAGCTTACTTTGTTCAGATAGATGGAACCTTAAATAAGCTATCAACT CTGCGAGAGTACGTTGATGACACTGAGGATTACATCAACATCATGCTTGATGAGAAACAGAACCAGCTTCTTCAGATGGGAGTCATGCTCAGCACAGCAACTCTTGTGATCACAGCAGGGGTCGTGGTCGTAGGGGTGTTCGGAATGAACATAACCATTGACCTCTACAGCGCACCTTACGCCAAGTTCTGGGAGACGACATTAGGTACCATCGGAAGCTGCATCATTGTTTATATTTTGGCCATTGGATGGGGCAAGAAGAGTGGTTTACTGCAGTGA